The segment AGCGGATCCGCGGCGACACCGGCACCGGCGTCAGAGCGGGAGCGGGACACTGAGAAACACCCCCTGCAGCTGCGCCATGAGGGCGGTCCAGACGCCGGTCACCATGAGCAGGCCGAGGATCACCAGCAGGGCACCGCCGACGAGGTTGACGGTGCGGATGTGGCGGCGAAGGAACGCCACCGACCGGGTCGCCCAGCCGAAGCCGAGGGCGAGCAGGATGAACGGGATCCCGAGGCCGAGCGAATATGCCAGTCCGAGCATGCCCGCCCGCACCGGGTCGCCGAAGTTCCACGACATCGCGAGGATGGCGCTGAGCGTCGGGCCGATGCACGGCGCCCAGCCGATGCCGAGCGCCAGACCGAGAAGGGGCGCGCCGACGAGGCCCAGGCTGCTGCGAATCTGCGGTCGCGCAATTCTCTGTGCGAAACCGAAGACCCCGATGAACACCAGGCCCAGAAGGATGACCACGACGCCGAGCACGCGCGTGATGAGGTCGGTGTATTCGACGAAGAAGCGCCCGAGTGTGCCGCCGAAGATGTTGATCGCCATGAACACCACGGTGAAGCCGGCGATGAAGAGGAGGGTGCCGAGCACGAGACGCCCGCGGGCGGGCCGCGCGCCCGTGGCATCCCCTTCACCGACGGCGTCGCTCGCGTCCACGCGCGGAGAATCGGTCGAGACGAGGACGTCCGGGGCGGAATCGTCCGCGTGCGGGCCGATCGTCCGCGCGCCGGCCGGCGCGGCAGCGCGCAGCGGCCCCGAACGCGGCGCGACCGCACCGCCGATGAACCCGAGATACCCGGGCACGAGCGGCAGCACGCACGGCGAGAGGAACGACACCAGCCCCGCCGCCACTGCGATCGGCAGGGCGAGCCAGAGCGCGCCGTCGGCGATCAGCGCGGCGATGTTCACGACGACCCCGCAGCCGACTCCGCCAGCTCGCCCACGATGGTGTCGAGCACCGAGGCGTCTTCGAGCTGGCCGATGATCCGCGCGGCCACGCGCCCGTCGCGGTCGAGCACGAGCGTCGTCGGCGTGGCGTTCAGCGGCGTCCGCTCGGCGAAGGCGAGCTTGATCGAGCCGTCCTCGACGGCGAGCGCACTGGGGTAGGTGACCCCGTACGTGTCGGCGAAGGCCAGCGACGCCTGCGCCGAGTCGTAGGTGTTCACCCCGAGGAACGACACCCCCGCGTCGGCGTACTCCTGGTTGACCTCCTCCAGGAACGGCGCCTCCACCCGGCACGGTGCGCATGCGGCATACCAGAAGTTCACCACCAGCACCTCGCCGGCGTAGTCGGCCTCGGTCACCGTCGATCCGTCGTCGAGGACGCCGGAGAAGGCCACCGGCTCGCCGCGGTCGGCCTCGGGGATCTCCACGACCCGGAAGTCGCCGGCGATGAAGCCGGTGTTCGCGCCCTCGCGATACTGCTCGGCGAGGGGGTCGCTGGTGCAGGCGGCGAGGCCGCCCACGAGCACGAGGGCGAGGAGAGCGGATGCCGCGGCCCGGCCGCGACGCACGAGGGAGGTCATACCGCCCCCTCGTCGCGTGCACCCGCGAGACTCGCCGGCTCGACGTAGCCGACCTCGGTCCACTTGTTCTCGACCATCTCGAAGCTCGTCACACTCGACAGCGCGCAGCGCCGCTCTCGGGGGTCGTGCCGCGAGGGCAGACCCGCCGCGGCGAGGTGGGTGACCCAGATCGGCAGCTGATGCGAGACGATGACCACGTCGCCGCCGTCCACCGCCTCCCACGCCTCGGTCATCGCCGCGTTCATCCGCGCGATCACCTCGTTGTAGGGCTCCCCCCAGCTGGGCAGGGCGGGGCGGCGCAGATGCCGCCAGTTCCACGGGTTCAGCAGGGCCCGGAACATCCGCTTCCCCTCGAACACGTTCGTGGGCTCGATCACGCGCTCGTCGACGATGGGCTCGAGTCCGAACGCTTCGGTGAAGGGCTCCGCCGACTCGCGGGTGCGCTGCAACGGTGAGCACACCAGGCGGCTGACCCCGCGTCCGGTCTCGCGGACGTATTCGGCTGCCTCTCGCGTCATCCGTCGCCCCTCGGCGCTCAATCCGTAGCCGGGAAGACGGCCGTAGAGCACGCGGCGGGGGTTGTCGACCTCCCCGTGACGCACGAGATGGAGGCGGTCTGCGGGCACCTGCCCAGTCTAAAGGCGCGGCTTCTGGGGAGAATCCGAACCATGCTCGGCGTCGAGAGATCGACGCGCCAGCGCATTCTCGACGAGCAGGAGCACGAACACCGCCGCAGCTCCGAGCAGCGCCAAG is part of the Microbacterium sp. ET2 genome and harbors:
- a CDS encoding cytochrome c biogenesis CcdA family protein, translated to MNIAALIADGALWLALPIAVAAGLVSFLSPCVLPLVPGYLGFIGGAVAPRSGPLRAAAPAGARTIGPHADDSAPDVLVSTDSPRVDASDAVGEGDATGARPARGRLVLGTLLFIAGFTVVFMAINIFGGTLGRFFVEYTDLITRVLGVVVILLGLVFIGVFGFAQRIARPQIRSSLGLVGAPLLGLALGIGWAPCIGPTLSAILAMSWNFGDPVRAGMLGLAYSLGLGIPFILLALGFGWATRSVAFLRRHIRTVNLVGGALLVILGLLMVTGVWTALMAQLQGVFLSVPLPL
- a CDS encoding TlpA family protein disulfide reductase; its protein translation is MTSLVRRGRAAASALLALVLVGGLAACTSDPLAEQYREGANTGFIAGDFRVVEIPEADRGEPVAFSGVLDDGSTVTEADYAGEVLVVNFWYAACAPCRVEAPFLEEVNQEYADAGVSFLGVNTYDSAQASLAFADTYGVTYPSALAVEDGSIKLAFAERTPLNATPTTLVLDRDGRVAARIIGQLEDASVLDTIVGELAESAAGSS
- a CDS encoding histidine phosphatase family protein, whose protein sequence is MPADRLHLVRHGEVDNPRRVLYGRLPGYGLSAEGRRMTREAAEYVRETGRGVSRLVCSPLQRTRESAEPFTEAFGLEPIVDERVIEPTNVFEGKRMFRALLNPWNWRHLRRPALPSWGEPYNEVIARMNAAMTEAWEAVDGGDVVIVSHQLPIWVTHLAAAGLPSRHDPRERRCALSSVTSFEMVENKWTEVGYVEPASLAGARDEGAV